TCCCATCTCAATGCAAAGAGGAGGTTAGACTAGTGTACACATCACGTCCATTCAGCTCAGGGCTCGCTAAGGCTCTGAAGCTCCGAAAGAGGAGGGTGGGCCAGTGCTGCCCCAGAAGGCAGGGCTGGAGGGCAGACTACGCAGAAGACAGAGCAACTTGCAGGGCCCTCTGAGCTCAGAGAAGCTGTGAGATGAGGACAAGAGGGGAAGGAGGTAGGAAGGTGACTCCAGGAGCCATCTGGCCACCTGGCCCTGATGTTAGGGACGGCCTCTCCTGTGGGGGCTGCCTTACCCGTTGTGGGGGTGTGTGGATCAGGGCACGGTAGAAGCAGGTGGTCTGGGGATACAGGGCCAGCACAAGCTGCTCCTTCTGGAATAAAGCTTCGGGGTCCGTCTCCGGGTTGGCCTTCCACTGAGGCAGTGGGATGATCCGCCGGCGGCTCAGGGTATGTCTCCTGggggtggagctgaggtcaggtgGGGGCCCCGTCCCCGCAGGTTGGCCGCCCCCAGGCTTCCAtggccccccctccccaccagcacACTCACTCTTTGCCTTCTTCATCAATGTCGTCTACCTCGTACCTGCGGGTGGACAAAAGAAAGGGCTGGATGCCAAAAGGGTCGGGGTCACAGTCCAAGTCGAGGAGTCgtgaggaagggagaggagggcagggaggggaagcAGTCCCCTGGTCCCCACAGGCACCCAGGGGTGTAACTTTTCTCCCAGCCTGCAGATGGGTGAGTGTGTAGCCCATGCGGCTATGGTAACGGGAGAGCAGCCCATGGGGCTGGGGACCACTCACTTGTTGGTGGCGTGGCTGTAACTGACCACCTCGGCCAGGATCCACTGCTCATCCCCGTCCACGGCCTTCACCCGGGCAGCCACCTTGTCTCCAGGTTTGGCCACATAGTCCCCAGAAGCCGGAATGGCCCCGCAGAGGGGCGGGGGCCTGAGGGAGGAATTAAAATGTTCAGTCCTAGCCCCACCTTGCCAGCCCCTACCATACCCAGGGCCCGCCCTCACTTGTCACCAGGCTTCCCGATCCACAGGGGCAGGGTCATGGCTGACTGTTGCAGCAGGGTCATGAGCACCCCCCTGCGCATGGTCTTCCGAGGAGGCTCAGAGTCATTGTACAGGCCCGCGATCTTGGCCGCTGTGGGAGAGAGAAAGCCCTCAAGACATCAGAGATAGGGcgcccaccccagccctcccacACTGGCCCGTCAGAGCTCAGCCTGCAGCACCCTGGCCTGAGTGAGCACCAAGGGCCCACGTGCCATCCTGCCCCTTCCTCTAGATGCCCGCAGCGAGACCACCCAGACTGACAGATGGAGAGGTGGATACCCTAAGGGGAAGGAACAGGAAAGGGCAGAAGCTGGGGTTGTGGGGGAGTGGTCATGTTCTAGTTCTTGATCTGGGTGCCAGGAACATTTTGTTCAGTTAGTGAAAAGTTTCAGCAAGTTGTGTGTTCACATCTGTGTTCTTTCCTATTAACATATGTTGtagttcaacaacaaaaaaatttttaaaaacaaactcatatgtggacagacccctatctcctcggGCATGGTTCAACACACCCAGCCACCTCATACAAACCCAGCTGGTGGCGTGACAGCATTTTTGATGGATGAGGAGGTGTGGACTGTGGGTTCACTGGGGCAAGAGACTTGGGaaggccctgggagcctgaggGATCTGGAAGCCAGCGCCTCATAATTCCATGCGGAAGGCTGGTTTCAAGACACCCAGGGTGCAGCTCTCAAAACACAGCCAGGTTCTCTTCAGAGCAAGAAATGGGAGTggggagaattccctggcagtccagtggttagaactctgcgcTTTCATGGCTGAGGGtgtggatttaaaaaagaaacggGAGTGGCAGTAGTGAAGGGAGTGGGGAGTGAGTGCCCCAGACAGTAGACAGAGCAGGGGAATCAGCGTGGTCCGCAGGGAGCACTGGGGACCATCCCCATTCCCTTCCCAGCCCCAGGCTGCTCCTGCTCCGTCAGAAGCCCCTGGACGATCCCACTGGACTGAAGTCACAGGCGCCCCCACAGGGAGACCGACTGTCGCTCTCAGGAACCATCACTCAACAGGGCGGTCTCTAACTCACCAATCCGCCTCTCTTCCAACAGAGACTTGATTTCTGCAATCTTATCTAGGGCTTTCCGAAGGATGCtgaggtggggggagaagggagagaagaggTCTGCGTGAAGCACAAAGCACGGACTTCCGTTTCTTGTTACGGCAGGCTGGCCAGCTTGGACCAAGCCTGCTGCTGGAAACCATCAACCCTAAGTGGgtactttttattcttaaaagcaCAAAAGAGCGGATGAGATGGGAGGAAGTAGTAGGATAAACAACCTAAGAGGGTTGGTAAGTGAAGTGGAGGGCTCCCTTTGCCTGAGGGCACCACACAAACGCTGCGGAAGGGCTGTTGGGGTGCTGGCAGCCTCTAACAATTGAGATTTTGGAGGACAGAAGTTAGGGTTCGCAGTCTGCCCTAGTCACACATGTAAGAGGAGACACTCTGCAGGGCTATGGGGAGTTGTCTCGGCCCACAGCAGGGCCGGGGGTGGCGGGAACTTGTCCCCACCCCCTGGAAACCCCTGGAGTTCAATTATGGGGGCTCCAGAGTGGCTGGGACCCAAGACACCTTAGCAGAAGTGCACACCAGTCCTTGCTGGAAAAAGGCTTCTTCATCCCAGAGTATGGGGGACCTCCCCCAAAGAGTAGTTCAACAGCAGCGAGCAGTGCTGAATCCACTTCAGGTCATTTATTCCGCAGCCCACGGCTCTAGCAAACCTTTAGTAAAAACCCACGTGTTAAGGAAAGCCTTGGTTCAGCATGAGACCCACGAGAACACAGCATAGTAGGCTCACAGAAGGTGTCCCAGAGGGTGTGACTCTTGTGGACCTGTCAGGCAAAGGCCAGAAGGCTGGGCAAGGGGCAGCCTTGGCAGAGGGAACTGGGCAAATAGAAGCAGCGAGGGATGAACATCTTGCCGCAGGCTCAGAGCATCGAAGCTCAGTGTGGCTGGCGTCAGACACAGGGACCACTCGGCCAGACCCACCATGGGCTTGTGAGTGAGCACTGGGACACAGGGCAACCAGGCAGaggagtaagctccaggaggccAAAGGGAACTTGGAAAGTCTGATCACTGCTTCTGGGCCTGTTGGGAGGACATCCTTTTATGTAGTTAGGTCCCAAATTATATTCTGTGAGGTACTGATGGCGTGGTTCTCAGCCTTTGATGGACAGCAGAATGCTCTggggagctttttaaaaagaatcctaATTGTTTTAAGAATCCTCAGCAGATGCCAAAACTAGTAGGGGGTAGGGGAGTCTGATGTGAAATGGGCTATGTACATAGTCTCAAAGTATCTAAGATACCTGTCAATTACACAATGAAAATAGTCCTAACTTGAGGAGAAATATGGAAGAGCCCGCCTTTACCAGTGAGAGTTTTGCCTTCTAATATGAAGGCGGAGGACATCACTTCCAGAAGTGTAAAACCTGAAATCTAATTGTAAGGAAACAGCAGACAAACCCAACTGAGGGAGATTCTACACT
This window of the Capricornis sumatraensis isolate serow.1 chromosome 3, serow.2, whole genome shotgun sequence genome carries:
- the SGF29 gene encoding SAGA-associated factor 29 isoform X1, whose amino-acid sequence is MALVSADSRIAELLTELHQLIKQTQEERSRSEHNLVNIQKTHERMQTENKISPYYRTKLRGLYTTAKADAEAECNILRKALDKIAEIKSLLEERRIAAKIAGLYNDSEPPRKTMRRGVLMTLLQQSAMTLPLWIGKPGDKPPPLCGAIPASGDYVAKPGDKVAARVKAVDGDEQWILAEVVSYSHATNKYEVDDIDEEGKERHTLSRRRIIPLPQWKANPETDPEALFQKEQLVLALYPQTTCFYRALIHTPPQRPQDDYSVLFEDTSYADGYSPPLNVAQRYVVACKEPKKK
- the SGF29 gene encoding SAGA-associated factor 29 isoform X2; amino-acid sequence: MALVSADSRIAELLTELHQLIKQTQEERSRSEHNLVNIQKTHERMQTENKISPYYRTKLRGLYTTAKADAEAECNILRKALDKIAEIKSLLEERRIAAKIAGLYNDSEPPRKTMRRGVLMTLLQQSAMTLPLWIGKPGDKPPPLCGAIPASGDYVAKPGDKVAARVKAVDGDEQWILAEVVSYSHATNKYEVDDIDEEGKERHTLSRRRIIPLPQWKANPETDPEALFQKEQLVLALYPQTTCFYRALIHTPPQRLNRFLSCC